Part of the Halorhabdus utahensis DSM 12940 genome, CGACCTCGCGGCAGTCGTCGCGACCGTCGTCGGGCTCGCGACGGCCACCGGACTGGCGGCGCTCCAGATCACCGCCGGGGTCGACTTTCTCACGACGACCTATCTGGGGACGGCACTCGCGACCGATGTGTGGACCGCGGCGACCATCGCGACGGCACTCATCGGCGTGACAGTCGTCTCGACGTGGCTGGGTCTCGAGAACGGCATCAGGCGTCTCTCGAAGCTGAACGTCGTGCTGATGGTCGCGTTGCTCGTCGTGGTGTTGCTCGTCGGGGACACAGTCCACCTCTTCGACGTGTTTCTCGAAGGGGTCGGGACCTACCTCGGCAACTTCGTGGAATTGAGTCTCTATACCGAGGCCTTCGCGGGCGAGGCGGCGGGATGGCAACACGCGTATACGATATTCTACTGGGGATTCTGGACCGTCTGGTCGCCGTTCGTCGGCCTGTTCATCGCTCGCATTTCCAGGGGGCGGACGATCCGGGAGTTCGTCGGTGGCGTCTTGGTCGTGCCAGTCCTGTTTTCGCTGGGCTGGATGGCTGTCTTCAACGGTTCGGCGTTGTTCGTCGAGCTCTCAGTCGCCGAGGGGGCGATTAGCGGCCCCCTGCAGGAACACGGCCCCGCAGTCGCGCTGTTCGAGATGTTTTCCGTCTACCCGCTTGCGTTCCTGACGGCCGCGATCGCAACGTTCAACCTCATGACATTCCTGGTCACCTCGGCCGACTCCGGCTCACTGGTGGCGAGCTATCTGACGACGAGCGGGACACGGGAACCGACGACGGGTCAGCGTGTCCTGTGGCCGCTCGTCATCGGCGCGACCGCGATTGTGCTCCTGTTCGGCAACGGACTGCGTGCACTCAAGACAGCGGTCATCGCGGCTGGACTGCCGTTCAGCCTCGTGATCCTCCTCATGGTCTACTCGCTGACCGTCGGGTTGCGGCGTGACACACAGCACGACCGGCCTGGCGATGCCGACCGCCCCCAGCGAGGCGAGTCCGACGGACAGGACTCGTCGCGGACTGCCGAGGACCGATCAGGGGATGAGTAAGACCGCCGGCAGTTGGGACGCTCTCAGTGGTCGGACTCGTATAGCGGTAACGCCACCACAAAGACGGCCCCGGTGGGCTCGTTGTCCTCGGATTCCTGCCGATTGCTTACGGACGGCTCCTGACCCTCTCCATCGTCGGCGATCCGGACGTCCCCGCCGTAACTCTCGACGAGCGTTTCGACCAGATACAGGCCGATGCCAGTCCCGCCCGAGAGGCCTTTCGTCCCCTTGCCGAAGATTTCGTCCTTCAGGACATCCGCGATGCCGGGCCCATCGTCTGCCACTCGAACCGCGACGGTTTGGTCTCGGACCGTCACCGAAACAGTGACCGTCGGCGTCGCGGAATCGTTGTGTTCGACGGCGTTGACGAGCAGGTTCCGGAAGACCGACGAAAGCATGCCGTTCGCCCGGACGGTCACGGACGGCAACTCACCGCGGATCCGAAAGTCGGCCTCCGGATACGCACCGCGCTGTGTGTTCACCTCGTTCGAGAGGACCTCTCGCAGGTCGATTGGTTCCATGTCCAACTCGTCTCCGGCCCCCAGCGATTCGATGAATTCGCGAGCAACCTTCGTCAGCTCGATGATGTGGCGACTCGAAGAGAGGATCTGTTCGAGGGCCTCAGCGCCCGCCTCGTCGACGTGGCCCTCAAGCTCTGTTGCCCACATGTGAAGCACGTTCATGTCGTTGCGGATGTCGTGTCGGACGACGCGATTGAGCGCTTCGAGTTGCTCGGTGCGGCGGGCGAGTTTCAGCTGGTTGCGCTTCTGTTCGTCGATGTCGAGGTGGATCCCCACTGACCGAAGCGGTGTCCCGTCATCGTCCTCCTCGACCACCGTGCCCATGGTTCGCACCCACTTCCAGTCACCGGATTTCGTCTCCATCCGGTAATCACACTGATAGAAGTCCGTGTCCGTGTCGATATGTTCCGCGAGCGCCTCGTCGTGGCGCTGCTTGCCGTCCGGATGGACGAGCTGTTCCCAATCGTCCAACTGATCGCCCATCTCTGCCGGTGAATAGCCCAGCATGTTCGCCAGCAGTTCGTCGCGCAATACCTCGTCGGCCTCCATGTCCCAGTCCCAGATTCCGAGTTTTGCCCCTTTAACGGCCAACTTCATTCGCTCTTCCGTGGCACTGAAATCCGCGTCAGTGTCTCCACCAGTGTTTGAGACGGATCCTGCGCCGCTGGCCGTGTCGATTTCGGTGAACTGGCAGTGCGCGTTCTCGAATCTCCCATTATGGTCACGTTCGACGCGGATATCGAGCATCACCGTCACGGGATGGCCATCTGCATGTCGGATGTCCAATTCGATCGGGCTCGATCGCTCCCCAGCAACGAATCGATCGAACGCCGTCCGGAAGTTGTCCCTGTCGCCCGAGTGGACGTACTCTCCAAACTGCTCACCACAGACGTTCGCTGCCTCGTATCCCAAGACAGTGACCCATGCCTCGTTGACCGCGCTGATGTGTCCGTTCCGAGTCAGTCGCTGATACGGATACGGGAGAGCTGAGGGGTCGACACTCACCGGCTGTGCCGACTGTTGGGAGGGGTCACTCACGAATTCTCACCGTCTACTACACTCTGGAGCAGCCTGATACAAGAAGGTGCCCCACAGTGGGCCCGAACAGGTGTTGCTGTGTCTCACGACCGAGTCTGACCGGGATATTTACAACCTACTACCTTCATGCGAAGGTAAACGGATGACCTCCTCAGCACAGGACTGGGCCGCCCGTGGAAAGCGACAATGGCCAGCAGGGAGTGCTACAGCAGCGGCTGGTGCACAATGAGCGGGAATGATGCGCCCGTAGTGAGTGGGGACGCCATCCACACGCTGTTAGTCGACGATAGCGACCGATGGGCCTCGGTCGCTGCGAAGCGAATCGAACGCGAGACAGACGCGGTCAGTGTCTCGGTCGCGAACGATGCCAACGAGGCGCTCGTACATCTCGCGGAGGCCGACCGAGTCGACTGTCTGCTCGTGGACTACATGATGCCGGGCATCACCGGCCTGGAGTTGCTCGAACGCGTTCGCGAGGATCGTCCCGATATTCCGTTCATCCTCATCACCAGCGAGGGAAACGAGGACGTGGCTGCCCGGGCGATCGACGCCGGTGTGACCGATTACGTCGTCAAAGAGCCGGCAACCGATCAAACCCCACTCCTCGCCGAGAAAATCGAGTCAGTTGTGCGCCAGCATCGCTTACAATGCCAACTTGAAGAAAGCGAACGGCGCTATCGATCCGTCGTCGAGGAGAGCCGTGACGCGATCTGTCTGCTCGAAGACGGTCGCGTGCAGTTTTGTAACGAGCACTTTGCCGAACTCACGGGTAGCGACTGTGCGTCCTGGATCGGCGAGGAGCTCGTCGAAGACGCAATTCACCCGGACGACCGGACCGCAGTGCGTGAGGCATTCGCGAACTGGGACGACGGGAGCGCCGAGCCGGAACTGCAAGAAGCGCGCCTTCGTCGTTCCGACGGATCGGTTCGGGCCTGTGAGTTCACTGGCCGGCGGATCACCGACGAGGGTGAGCCGACACTGCTCGTCTCGATCCGGGACGTCAGCGAGCGACGACGCCACGAGCGTGAGCTACAGTGGGAGCGAGACCTCAATCGAACGGTCCAGGAAGCGCTGGTCGAATCGCGGACGCGAGACACATTGGAAGAAGACGTCGTTACCCATTTACACGAGTA contains:
- a CDS encoding BCCT family transporter, whose product is MTDDDDETGSPPSPEQRRSTHEETRHSRETTVRWFGTEFDPVVLVGSLAIIVVGVVLTVGFGDQASVAYRATFAFVNESFGWLYVLAVNVFLVALVAIGLSDYGTIRLGGPDAEPEFSTLGWVAMLFSSGMGVGLLFFGVAEPISHFVSGGGSFFDVPPNTPEAGRAATALTMFHWGLHPWGIYGIVGLALGYFSYNRGLPLSFRSIFYPLVGERIHGWAGRLIDLAAVVATVVGLATATGLAALQITAGVDFLTTTYLGTALATDVWTAATIATALIGVTVVSTWLGLENGIRRLSKLNVVLMVALLVVVLLVGDTVHLFDVFLEGVGTYLGNFVELSLYTEAFAGEAAGWQHAYTIFYWGFWTVWSPFVGLFIARISRGRTIREFVGGVLVVPVLFSLGWMAVFNGSALFVELSVAEGAISGPLQEHGPAVALFEMFSVYPLAFLTAAIATFNLMTFLVTSADSGSLVASYLTTSGTREPTTGQRVLWPLVIGATAIVLLFGNGLRALKTAVIAAGLPFSLVILLMVYSLTVGLRRDTQHDRPGDADRPQRGESDGQDSSRTAEDRSGDE
- a CDS encoding PAS domain-containing sensor histidine kinase; the protein is MSDPSQQSAQPVSVDPSALPYPYQRLTRNGHISAVNEAWVTVLGYEAANVCGEQFGEYVHSGDRDNFRTAFDRFVAGERSSPIELDIRHADGHPVTVMLDIRVERDHNGRFENAHCQFTEIDTASGAGSVSNTGGDTDADFSATEERMKLAVKGAKLGIWDWDMEADEVLRDELLANMLGYSPAEMGDQLDDWEQLVHPDGKQRHDEALAEHIDTDTDFYQCDYRMETKSGDWKWVRTMGTVVEEDDDGTPLRSVGIHLDIDEQKRNQLKLARRTEQLEALNRVVRHDIRNDMNVLHMWATELEGHVDEAGAEALEQILSSSRHIIELTKVAREFIESLGAGDELDMEPIDLREVLSNEVNTQRGAYPEADFRIRGELPSVTVRANGMLSSVFRNLLVNAVEHNDSATPTVTVSVTVRDQTVAVRVADDGPGIADVLKDEIFGKGTKGLSGGTGIGLYLVETLVESYGGDVRIADDGEGQEPSVSNRQESEDNEPTGAVFVVALPLYESDH